The window AGACTCTGGAGAGTCTGTTCCGTTCGGATGGGCGAGACATTCCCGTGAATCTCATCCTCGGGTCGAGCGATACATCGCACGTCGAGAAATACCGGAAGACATTGAATATCGTGAGCTGGGACCAGGAAGCCGAATCGCAAGCGAGAGAAGGTCATCTGCGGCACAACTGCAACGTCAACGCGATCCGCGCCTTGAGTTACGGCGACGACGACCACTGCCTGTGCTGCGAGGACGACATCTTGTTCGACGAACACTGGCTTCGTCAGTTGATGCTGACGGTGGCCGAAATCGAGGGTAAGCACTACGTGCTGAATCTCGGCCAAGGCTCCGATCCATCGCCGGGTAAGCGCTACGCGATCCATACCCAACCCTACCTGTGCGGAGCGCAGGCGATCTTTTATCCCAGCAAGTCAGTCAGAAGAGCGGTTGCGGAATTCGTGCGGCAGAACACCCACTGCGGGATGAACGACCACTTGATTGGCAGGTACGGCAAAGAACACGCCGCATTGTACAACACGACGCCGGCCTTGGTCGGACACCTGGGACAAGTCTCCACCTTTAACCAACCCAGCCCGCCCGCGAAGCGAAGCGAGGACGCCCCGCTCAAGCAGAACAGCGAAACGACACCCGCCAAGCCCGTCGCCGTTGCTGTCCGACGTGTCGATCGCGAGGCTCGGCCACCGGCGACGAAGGTTCCGGATGTCCATCGAATACGCGTGAGCGAGCGAGCCACGTCGGAGGTCTTGGTGGCGCTCTTGCGCGCCTCGCTGGGTACCGGTGCGCAACCTGACGCGACGCGTCTTACGCAATGCGACTGGGCACGCTTGGCGCTTCTCGCGACGCATCATGGACTGGTTCCGATTCTGTACCGTGCGCTGCGTGACCGGGCCGCGAGCGTGCCGGCGGATCGGCTGAAAAACTTCAAGGCGCAATATGTCGCCAACGTGTTTCACAATCAGCTCGCGCAAGCAGGCGTCGAGGAGATCGGCGCGGCCTTCGACAGCGAACGGATTCCGGTCATCGCGATGAAGGGCGCCGCGCTCCAACGCACCCTCTACGACGATCCCGGGCTCCGCGTTGTGGGCGACATCGACCTGCTCGTCGATGAACGCGACGTCGAGCGTGCCGGCGCGCGGTTGCAACACCTGGGCTTGGCGCCGCTCTTGTCGATGGACGCGGACCGCCGCGGCCCACTGTGTCACATCCATCACATCTACCAGCGGCGACAGCCCCGAGCGATCCCGGTGGAGCTGCACTGGCGGCTGTTCGAGCCGTATCAGCCGTACATCTTTGATCTCGAGGCGGTGCGCGCGCAGGCGCGCCCGCTTCCCGGGATGCCGCCCAACGTCTGGGTGATGGCGCCAGAACACGAATTGGCGCACCTGTGTCTGCATCTGGATCGGCACGCGGTGACGTATCGTTCGTTGATCAGTCGCAAGGATTGGTTCGAGTCGCTGCTCCGCCCCCAAGGCCTCGCGCGGTTGCTGTGGCTGTATGACATCGCCCTCTATCTGCGGCAGCGAACCGCGGTCGTCGACTGGGACCGGTTCGTCGATACCGCGCGTCGGTGGGCGATCGACGAACACCTGCATGCGACGTTGGAGCTTGCTCGGCGCGCGCTGGACGCGGGGCCGCCCCCCGAGGTTCTGCGCGCGCTCCATCGCGGCCGCCCGCGCGTCGTCGAACGGATTGCCCACGGTGTGGTGCTGGCATCACATCGCGCCAATGAGTCGCGGAGGAAGGACTCCGCGCGTGGGCGGCGTTTGCGCTGGCTCGCGCGATTGTCCGGTCAGGTGCTCCGCGTCGCTCACACGTGGGTCTCGGTCTTTCCGCCCCGCGCGTACTTGCGCGCCAGGTACTCCACGACGCACACCGCCCTCGCGCTGCGGGTCCGACACCTCCGGGACGTCACGCCCGGGCTGTGGGCGGAAACGCGCGACCGCTTGCGGTCAGTGGTTGCGGTTCGAGGGCACGATCCGCGATGACGAGGCAGAGCCGCCGATCTTATTTTCCGATCGTCTCCGCATACCATTCGGCCAACGTCTTGTACGGCAATTTCCAGTAGTGCTCGACGACGAGCGCGCCGGCCGGCGGCGGCTCCTCCATCGCCTCGATGCGGGTGCGCCCCATGTGTTTCATCAGGTAACAGGCCGTCAAGCTTCCCGCTCGATTGAATCCATTGATGCAGTGATAGTAGACGACCCGATGGTGACCGGTGGCCATCAGGGAATTGATCTCGTCAACAATCGCGCTGAAGTTGAACAGATCGCGTTGAACCTGCCGGCAGTCCGCCGCATCGACGCATCCCTGCACCGGCATCCACATCA is drawn from Deltaproteobacteria bacterium and contains these coding sequences:
- a CDS encoding nucleotidyltransferase family protein; this translates as MIINMTTIALRRKHYIDQTLESLFRSDGRDIPVNLILGSSDTSHVEKYRKTLNIVSWDQEAESQAREGHLRHNCNVNAIRALSYGDDDHCLCCEDDILFDEHWLRQLMLTVAEIEGKHYVLNLGQGSDPSPGKRYAIHTQPYLCGAQAIFYPSKSVRRAVAEFVRQNTHCGMNDHLIGRYGKEHAALYNTTPALVGHLGQVSTFNQPSPPAKRSEDAPLKQNSETTPAKPVAVAVRRVDREARPPATKVPDVHRIRVSERATSEVLVALLRASLGTGAQPDATRLTQCDWARLALLATHHGLVPILYRALRDRAASVPADRLKNFKAQYVANVFHNQLAQAGVEEIGAAFDSERIPVIAMKGAALQRTLYDDPGLRVVGDIDLLVDERDVERAGARLQHLGLAPLLSMDADRRGPLCHIHHIYQRRQPRAIPVELHWRLFEPYQPYIFDLEAVRAQARPLPGMPPNVWVMAPEHELAHLCLHLDRHAVTYRSLISRKDWFESLLRPQGLARLLWLYDIALYLRQRTAVVDWDRFVDTARRWAIDEHLHATLELARRALDAGPPPEVLRALHRGRPRVVERIAHGVVLASHRANESRRKDSARGRRLRWLARLSGQVLRVAHTWVSVFPPRAYLRARYSTTHTALALRVRHLRDVTPGLWAETRDRLRSVVAVRGHDPR